Proteins from one Staphylococcus sp. IVB6214 genomic window:
- a CDS encoding CdaR family protein, whose amino-acid sequence MLESKWGLRFFALILALLLFLSVNNVLGDSFTTDNIAKDGHKTIKNVPVEVINNNKDLYVSGAPDTVDVELNGPQSKVLQATKVEDYKVTLDATDASTGEQTIAFQVRGLDRDINYRVYPKEATLSIEKKESREVAIEPNISRYAVDPNYQVSEATVKNHTVKVIGGKEQLDRIAFAKASLREDFQITQKTTAKANVAVFDKNMNKLDVQVVPSTVDVTVDVEPYHKKVKIDLTKKGTAADGFKVSDVTLDKSTIDLYGNREALEDIDKISGEVDVNGVSTTTTRSVKLDLPDQVSYTKPADVTATISVE is encoded by the coding sequence ATGTTAGAGTCTAAATGGGGCTTGCGCTTTTTTGCGTTAATATTGGCACTACTGCTGTTTTTATCGGTAAACAATGTTTTAGGCGATTCGTTTACTACGGATAACATTGCCAAAGATGGACACAAGACGATTAAAAATGTACCAGTAGAAGTGATCAATAACAACAAAGACCTTTATGTGTCAGGGGCACCAGATACAGTCGATGTTGAGTTGAATGGTCCACAATCTAAAGTGTTACAAGCAACAAAAGTTGAAGATTACAAAGTCACGTTAGATGCGACAGATGCCAGTACAGGGGAACAAACGATTGCATTTCAAGTGCGAGGTTTAGACAGAGATATTAATTATCGTGTCTATCCTAAAGAAGCAACACTCTCTATTGAGAAGAAAGAATCACGAGAAGTGGCAATCGAGCCAAATATTAGTCGATATGCAGTTGATCCAAATTACCAAGTTTCCGAAGCAACTGTTAAAAATCATACGGTGAAAGTCATCGGTGGAAAAGAACAATTGGATCGAATCGCATTTGCTAAAGCAAGTTTAAGAGAAGATTTTCAAATCACCCAAAAAACAACTGCTAAAGCAAATGTCGCTGTTTTTGATAAAAATATGAATAAGTTGGATGTGCAAGTGGTTCCTTCAACTGTCGATGTAACAGTGGATGTTGAACCGTATCATAAAAAAGTGAAGATTGATTTGACGAAAAAAGGCACAGCTGCTGACGGTTTTAAGGTGAGTGATGTGACCTTGGATAAATCAACAATTGACCTTTATGGTAATCGAGAAGCTTTGGAAGACATCGATAAAATATCTGGAGAAGTAGATGTTAATGGCGTATCGACAACTACAACAAGGTCAGTGAAGTTAGATTTACCAGATCAAGTATCCTACACGAAACCAGCAGATGTCACAGCTACGATATCCGTTGAATGA
- the glmM gene encoding phosphoglucosamine mutase: protein MGKYFGTDGVRGVANQELTPELAFKLGRYGGYVLAHNAHTEHPRVLVGKDTRVSGEMLEHALIAGLVSIGAEVMRLGVISTPGVAYLTREMEAELGVMISASHNPVADNGIKFFGSDGFKLTDAQEQEIEALLDDETTELPRPVGSKIVHTSDYFEGAQKYLSFLKSTIEVNLEGLKIGLDGANGSTASLAPFLFGDLEADTVTIGCSPDGYNINKGVGSTHPEPLANKVVEEGCNFGLAFDGDGDRLIAVDEKGNIVDGDQIMFIIGQEMAKNQELNDNMIVSTVMSNLGFYKALEAEGIQSNKTKVGDRYVVEEMRRGNYNLGGEQSGHIVLMDYNTTGDGLLTGVQLAAVVKRTGKKLSELAAQMKKYPQSLVNVRVTDKYGVEDNADVKEVMDRVEAEMNGEGRILVRPSGTEPLVRVMVEAKTDEDAVRFAQTIADVVEEKMGL, encoded by the coding sequence ATGGGTAAATATTTTGGGACAGACGGTGTCAGAGGTGTAGCCAACCAAGAGTTAACACCAGAGTTAGCGTTTAAATTAGGAAGATACGGTGGCTATGTCTTAGCACATAACGCACACACAGAACACCCACGTGTGTTAGTGGGGAAAGACACACGTGTATCTGGGGAGATGTTAGAACACGCGTTAATTGCAGGGCTTGTATCAATTGGTGCAGAAGTGATGCGCTTAGGCGTTATCTCAACGCCAGGAGTTGCGTATTTAACTCGTGAAATGGAAGCCGAATTAGGTGTAATGATTTCAGCATCTCATAACCCTGTTGCCGATAACGGTATTAAGTTTTTCGGTTCAGATGGTTTCAAGCTAACAGATGCGCAAGAACAAGAAATTGAAGCTTTATTGGATGATGAAACGACAGAATTGCCACGACCAGTTGGTTCTAAGATCGTACATACATCAGATTACTTTGAAGGCGCACAAAAGTATTTAAGTTTCTTGAAGTCAACAATCGAAGTAAACTTAGAAGGATTGAAGATTGGTTTAGATGGAGCTAACGGTTCAACAGCTTCTCTTGCACCTTTCTTATTTGGTGATCTTGAAGCAGACACAGTGACAATTGGATGCAGTCCAGATGGATACAATATCAACAAAGGTGTTGGATCCACACACCCAGAACCTTTAGCGAATAAGGTTGTTGAAGAAGGTTGTAATTTTGGTTTGGCTTTCGATGGTGATGGAGATCGCTTAATTGCTGTGGATGAAAAAGGAAATATCGTTGATGGAGACCAAATTATGTTCATCATCGGTCAAGAAATGGCGAAAAACCAAGAATTAAATGATAACATGATTGTTTCTACGGTGATGAGTAACTTAGGTTTCTACAAAGCTTTAGAAGCAGAAGGCATTCAATCAAATAAAACAAAAGTTGGCGACCGTTACGTTGTAGAAGAAATGCGTCGTGGTAATTACAACTTAGGTGGCGAGCAATCAGGTCATATCGTGTTGATGGACTATAATACAACAGGTGACGGTTTATTAACAGGCGTACAACTTGCGGCTGTTGTGAAGCGTACAGGTAAAAAACTTAGTGAGTTAGCTGCCCAAATGAAAAAATACCCACAATCACTTGTGAACGTAAGAGTCACTGATAAATATGGCGTAGAAGATAACGCTGATGTCAAAGAAGTCATGGACCGTGTTGAAGCGGAGATGAATGGGGAAGGACGTATCTTAGTTCGCCCATCTGGTACAGAACCACTTGTTCGTGTCATGGTTGAAGCAAAAACAGATGAAGACGCTGTTCGTTTTGCACAAACGATTGCAGATGTTGTAGAAGAAAAAATGGGCTTATAA
- the rocF gene encoding arginase — MNKKIELIGAPVLFGQRKFGVDFGPDAIRYAGVVERLQRIGHEVLDSGNISVPKVSVEKLQAETSGLRNYDEIYAYNKTLMDKVSESITQGHFPVVLGGDHSLAIGSVSGVSAHYDQLGVIWYDAHGDLNIPEESPSGNVHGMSLRILAGEGDERLVQLGGTSPKVSPDRIVLIGMRDLDYGERQYIKKHNIKTYTMADIDALGIKTVISETIAYLKERTDGVHLSLDVDALDPNETPGTGTKVSGGLTYRESHFALELLQQSGLITSLDLVEVNPLLDNGNHTAEQAVALLGSFFGETLL; from the coding sequence ATGAATAAAAAGATAGAACTGATAGGGGCACCAGTATTATTTGGTCAAAGAAAATTTGGAGTGGACTTTGGTCCAGATGCAATTCGTTATGCAGGGGTTGTTGAAAGACTTCAAAGAATTGGTCATGAAGTGCTAGACAGTGGGAATATTTCTGTCCCAAAAGTCAGTGTTGAAAAATTACAAGCTGAAACGTCAGGACTGAGAAATTATGATGAAATTTACGCTTACAATAAAACATTAATGGATAAGGTGTCAGAAAGTATCACACAAGGTCATTTTCCAGTTGTACTCGGTGGAGATCACTCATTGGCAATTGGTTCTGTATCAGGTGTAAGTGCTCATTATGATCAACTCGGTGTGATTTGGTATGATGCACACGGTGATTTGAATATTCCTGAAGAATCACCATCTGGCAATGTACACGGGATGTCTCTCCGCATTCTTGCAGGTGAAGGAGATGAACGACTCGTACAGCTTGGTGGTACGTCTCCTAAAGTCTCACCCGATCGTATTGTGTTAATTGGTATGCGTGACTTAGATTATGGTGAGCGACAATATATTAAAAAGCATAATATTAAAACGTATACGATGGCAGATATCGATGCGTTAGGAATTAAGACAGTGATTTCTGAAACGATAGCATATCTAAAAGAACGTACGGATGGTGTCCATTTGTCATTGGACGTAGATGCCCTAGACCCAAACGAAACACCTGGAACTGGTACGAAAGTATCTGGTGGTCTAACATATCGGGAAAGCCACTTCGCATTAGAGTTATTACAGCAATCAGGTTTGATTACTTCGTTGGATTTAGTAGAAGTAAATCCACTATTAGACAACGGCAATCATACGGCAGAACAAGCGGTAGCATTGTTGGGATCATTCTTCGGTGAAACATTATTATAA
- the cdaA gene encoding diadenylate cyclase CdaA, with protein MHISNLFEKLSTLEVVTGILDLLIVWYVIYLLIAVFRGTKAIQLLKGILFILIGKAVSEYLQLTTTSRMFDLAMQWGFLAIIVIFQPEIRRALEQLGRGSFFKRYTTTSYEEVPKLVDAVSKAVQYMAKRRIGALIVFEKETGLQDYIETGIPMHSDISQELLTNVFIPNTPLHDGAMIIQGDKIATAASYLPLSDSPKIAKSLGTRHRAAVGISEVSDAFTVIVSEETGSISVTFDGKLRKDISVEVFEELLSEHWFGTHFVKKGVN; from the coding sequence ATGCATATTTCAAATCTCTTTGAAAAATTAAGTACGCTTGAAGTTGTTACTGGTATTCTAGATTTATTAATTGTTTGGTATGTGATCTACCTATTGATTGCAGTCTTTAGGGGAACGAAAGCGATTCAATTATTAAAAGGGATATTATTTATCTTAATCGGGAAAGCCGTCAGTGAATATCTACAACTGACAACAACTTCAAGAATGTTTGATTTGGCGATGCAATGGGGCTTTTTAGCAATCATTGTTATCTTCCAACCTGAGATTAGACGAGCACTTGAACAATTAGGGCGTGGCAGCTTCTTTAAACGCTATACGACAACATCTTATGAAGAAGTACCAAAACTTGTTGATGCCGTATCAAAAGCCGTTCAATATATGGCGAAGCGCCGTATCGGAGCTTTGATTGTTTTTGAAAAAGAAACGGGATTACAGGATTATATTGAAACGGGAATTCCAATGCATTCGGACATTTCACAAGAGTTATTGACGAATGTATTTATTCCGAATACTCCGTTACATGATGGTGCGATGATTATTCAAGGAGATAAGATTGCGACTGCAGCAAGTTATTTGCCGTTGTCTGATAGTCCGAAAATTGCTAAAAGTCTAGGGACTCGTCATCGCGCAGCTGTTGGTATTTCAGAAGTATCCGATGCATTCACTGTCATCGTCTCAGAAGAAACAGGTTCGATATCCGTTACTTTTGATGGCAAGTTGCGTAAAGATATTTCGGTCGAAGTTTTTGAAGAATTACTGTCTGAACATTGGTTTGGAACACACTTTGTAAAGAAAGGTGTGAATTAG
- a CDS encoding HAD family hydrolase: MQQVKAIFLDMDGTILRENNRASDETSEAISRLRQTGYKVFLATGRAKEEISLLIPDTLHFDGIISSNGTSGHIGEEVLFQHGLSDKGVRAIVQQAQDAGIYYEVFPFNQPRFALTEDRTWMLQLIEGEQPESVGTSEWLSRQEAVEAKLSWQNTFPEGLSYSKIYLFHPDLEKIAAFREAIKSQIDTLKIEVSQSTPNNVETMAYQVNKGTGIQEMCQHFNIDISETLVMGDSDNDRTMFEVGGVTVAMKNASDAIKTLTMYETAVTNNEDGAARFLIEHLMNK; the protein is encoded by the coding sequence ATGCAACAAGTGAAGGCAATATTTTTAGATATGGATGGAACAATTTTACGTGAGAATAACCGCGCAAGTGATGAGACATCAGAAGCTATCTCAAGATTAAGACAAACGGGGTACAAAGTCTTTTTAGCAACCGGACGGGCAAAGGAAGAGATTTCATTGTTGATCCCTGATACATTACATTTTGATGGCATTATTTCATCTAATGGTACGAGTGGTCATATCGGAGAAGAAGTGTTATTTCAACATGGTTTATCAGATAAAGGTGTCCGTGCAATCGTTCAACAAGCACAAGATGCAGGCATTTATTATGAAGTATTTCCGTTCAATCAACCACGTTTTGCGTTAACCGAAGATCGCACATGGATGTTACAACTTATTGAAGGCGAACAACCCGAATCAGTAGGGACAAGTGAATGGTTGTCTCGACAAGAAGCGGTTGAAGCGAAGTTATCATGGCAAAATACATTTCCAGAAGGATTGAGCTACTCCAAAATTTATTTATTCCATCCTGATTTGGAAAAAATTGCTGCGTTTCGTGAAGCGATTAAGTCACAAATAGATACGTTGAAAATTGAAGTCTCACAATCAACACCGAACAATGTAGAAACGATGGCTTATCAGGTCAATAAAGGGACAGGTATTCAGGAGATGTGTCAACATTTCAATATTGATATTTCTGAGACGCTTGTGATGGGTGACAGTGATAATGACCGAACGATGTTTGAAGTTGGTGGCGTGACAGTTGCGATGAAAAATGCGAGTGATGCAATTAAAACATTAACAATGTATGAAACCGCAGTGACTAATAATGAAGATGGTGCAGCACGATTTCTCATTGAACATTTAATGAATAAATAA
- the glmS gene encoding glutamine--fructose-6-phosphate transaminase (isomerizing), producing the protein MCGIVGYIGYEKAKEILLNGLEKLEYRGYDSAGIATRDDNEVTVTKAKGRIAELRKAADDDIDGQVGIGHTRWATHGVPSYENSHPHQSTSERFTLVHNGVIENYEELRDTYIPEVTLVSDTDTEVIVQLVEYFANQGMNTEEAFTKVISLLHGSYALGLLDSEDDDTIYVAKNKSPLLVGIGDNFNVIASDALAMIQITSEYKELKDQEIVFVQRDQVTIKDLAGNIVERDSYTAEIDASDAEKGVYDHYMLKEIHEQPAAMRRIIQAYQDEQGRLNMDSKIIEDVKKADRIYIIAAGTSYHAGLVGKEYLEKWAGVPTEVHVSSEFVYNMPLLSERPLFIYISQSGETADSRAVLVETTKLGHRSLTITNVAGSTLSREADHTLLLHAGPEIAVASTKAYTAQIAVLAILAQVVAEARGRETGVDLLPELAKVTAAIETIVDDAPKMEQIAKDFLETARNAFFIGRALDYHVSLEGALKLKEISYIQAEGFAGGELKHGTIALIEDGTPVIALATQSHVNLSIRGNVNEVVARGARPSIISMEGLEKEGDTYVIPHVHELLTPLVSVITLQLISYYAALHRDLDVDKPRNLAKSVTVE; encoded by the coding sequence ATGTGTGGAATTGTAGGATATATTGGTTATGAAAAAGCAAAAGAAATTTTATTAAATGGACTTGAAAAGTTAGAATATCGTGGTTACGACTCAGCTGGAATTGCAACACGTGACGACAATGAAGTTACTGTAACGAAAGCAAAAGGCCGTATTGCTGAGTTGCGCAAAGCAGCAGACGATGATATTGATGGCCAAGTTGGGATCGGTCACACACGTTGGGCAACACACGGTGTCCCAAGTTATGAAAATTCTCACCCACATCAATCAACAAGTGAGCGTTTTACACTTGTACACAACGGTGTTATCGAAAACTATGAAGAGTTGAGAGACACTTATATTCCAGAAGTAACACTTGTGTCAGATACAGATACAGAAGTTATCGTACAGTTAGTAGAATACTTTGCGAATCAAGGTATGAATACAGAAGAAGCATTTACAAAAGTGATTTCATTATTACATGGTTCATACGCTTTAGGTTTGTTAGACAGTGAAGACGACGATACAATCTATGTTGCAAAAAATAAATCTCCGTTACTAGTAGGTATTGGTGATAACTTTAACGTAATTGCATCTGATGCGTTAGCAATGATTCAAATTACAAGTGAATACAAAGAATTAAAAGACCAAGAGATCGTATTCGTACAACGTGATCAAGTAACTATTAAAGATTTAGCAGGAAATATCGTTGAACGTGACAGCTATACAGCTGAAATCGATGCATCTGATGCTGAAAAGGGTGTCTATGATCACTATATGTTGAAAGAGATTCACGAACAACCTGCAGCGATGCGTCGCATTATTCAAGCTTACCAAGATGAACAAGGTCGCTTGAATATGGATTCGAAAATTATTGAAGACGTTAAAAAAGCAGACCGTATCTATATCATTGCAGCGGGTACAAGCTATCATGCAGGTCTAGTCGGAAAAGAATATCTAGAAAAATGGGCAGGCGTACCAACAGAAGTGCACGTATCATCGGAATTTGTGTACAATATGCCATTACTATCTGAACGTCCATTATTCATCTACATTTCACAATCAGGTGAAACAGCAGATAGCCGTGCAGTACTCGTTGAAACTACGAAGCTAGGTCACCGTTCATTAACGATCACTAACGTAGCAGGTTCAACGTTATCACGTGAAGCGGATCATACGTTGTTGCTACATGCTGGTCCTGAGATTGCAGTTGCTTCAACAAAAGCGTACACAGCACAAATTGCAGTACTAGCAATTTTAGCACAAGTTGTAGCAGAAGCACGTGGTCGTGAAACAGGCGTGGATTTATTGCCTGAACTAGCGAAAGTAACAGCCGCTATCGAAACAATCGTTGATGATGCACCGAAAATGGAACAAATTGCAAAAGATTTCCTTGAAACAGCACGTAATGCATTCTTCATCGGTCGTGCCCTTGATTATCATGTCAGCTTGGAAGGCGCATTGAAATTAAAAGAGATTTCATATATTCAAGCGGAAGGTTTTGCAGGTGGCGAATTGAAACATGGTACGATTGCATTAATTGAAGATGGCACGCCAGTCATTGCATTAGCAACACAAAGTCATGTGAACTTATCAATTCGTGGTAACGTGAACGAAGTCGTTGCACGTGGTGCACGTCCAAGTATTATTTCAATGGAAGGCCTTGAAAAAGAAGGAGACACATATGTGATTCCTCACGTTCATGAATTATTAACGCCATTAGTTTCAGTGATTACATTACAATTGATTTCGTACTATGCTGCGCTTCATCGTGACTTAGATGTGGACAAACCACGTAACTTAGCGAAATCTGTAACAGTAGAATAA
- a CDS encoding ABC transporter ATP-binding protein: MIELNNMTKVKGGKQLLHNISWQIQPGEKWLVYGMNGAGKSTLLNVITAYDFASKGEVCLFGMKPGHEGYSAYRVREQIGYVSGSLRDRFAEGELVRDVVLSGIYKSIGVYQTPTQQEIEKAQQVLCRFGMSHFEESYFGQLSTGEQQRVLLARALVTCPRLLILDEPCNGLDYVGREQLLDMIVNLQDDNKELAVIYVTHVVEEVTADFTHALLLNEGKVQKSGELQHTLTSQTLTQLFEMPVQLEHQKGRYQLIRL, from the coding sequence ATGATTGAATTAAACAATATGACTAAGGTAAAAGGTGGCAAACAACTACTGCATAATATTTCATGGCAGATTCAACCGGGGGAAAAATGGTTAGTTTATGGTATGAATGGTGCCGGTAAGAGTACGTTATTAAATGTCATAACTGCCTATGATTTTGCATCCAAAGGAGAAGTCTGTCTATTTGGTATGAAGCCCGGACATGAAGGATACTCCGCATACCGGGTTCGAGAACAAATCGGCTATGTTTCGGGTAGTTTACGTGATCGATTTGCGGAAGGTGAATTAGTCAGAGATGTTGTTTTAAGTGGTATATACAAATCGATAGGGGTATATCAAACACCAACACAACAGGAAATAGAAAAGGCACAACAAGTATTGTGTCGCTTTGGCATGTCACATTTTGAAGAAAGTTACTTTGGGCAGTTATCAACTGGAGAGCAACAACGTGTCTTGTTAGCACGTGCCCTTGTTACATGTCCACGTTTGTTAATATTAGATGAGCCGTGTAATGGGTTGGACTACGTGGGACGTGAACAACTGTTGGATATGATTGTGAATTTGCAAGATGATAATAAAGAGTTGGCTGTCATTTATGTCACGCACGTTGTGGAAGAAGTGACCGCAGACTTTACGCATGCTTTGTTATTGAATGAAGGAAAGGTACAAAAAAGTGGTGAACTTCAGCATACTTTGACGAGTCAAACACTTACACAATTATTTGAAATGCCTGTGCAGTTAGAGCATCAAAAAGGAAGGTACCAACTGATTCGATTATAA
- a CDS encoding ISL3 family transposase, with the protein MCNDILKLLKIKDENIQVLKVEEDVEVRGQLSTVVYGTLSYTPKACMKCGCVNDGQIHKHGKRVSRLTLLKSQESNVYLNLAKERFKCLHCLKTFTAQTNIVDSNCFITNRVKLAIQDKLTRVQSEIDIANDCSVSPSTVKRCIHHISQSLIVKPSSGLPKHLSIDEFKSVKNVTTAMSFLFINNETNQIIDILEDRRIHKLKEYFYRFDRRERLAVKTVTADMYEPYINFIHEVFPNAILIFDRFHIVQHLNRELNKQRISIMNTCRYKSSTDYTKMKKHWKLFLSDRQDINSYEYFWSKSFKTYTTSRDILEYLLNLDQQLYDTYMLVHHLREALKQCDWLRFKETLMSVEKKHVSRGVWRVIRFYKKYEYILYSTIKHPKLNNGAIEGINNKIKLIKRVSYGYRNFNNFKARILIIFKLYQRRKKDSLLINNAA; encoded by the coding sequence ATGTGTAATGATATATTAAAACTATTAAAAATAAAAGATGAAAATATTCAAGTTCTTAAAGTGGAAGAAGATGTAGAAGTGCGTGGTCAGCTTTCTACGGTTGTTTATGGAACACTTTCTTATACACCAAAGGCATGTATGAAGTGTGGTTGTGTCAATGACGGACAAATACATAAGCACGGTAAACGTGTTTCGCGTTTAACACTATTAAAATCTCAAGAGTCTAATGTTTATCTTAATTTAGCGAAAGAACGCTTTAAGTGTCTACATTGTTTAAAGACTTTTACGGCTCAAACAAACATTGTTGATAGTAATTGCTTTATTACTAATCGTGTGAAATTAGCGATTCAGGACAAACTCACACGTGTACAGTCTGAGATAGACATTGCTAATGATTGTAGTGTTTCACCAAGCACAGTTAAGAGATGTATTCACCATATCTCACAATCATTAATAGTAAAACCTTCATCTGGATTGCCTAAACATCTCTCCATAGATGAATTTAAAAGCGTTAAAAATGTGACAACAGCGATGAGTTTTCTGTTTATAAATAATGAAACGAATCAGATTATCGATATCTTAGAAGATAGACGTATTCACAAACTTAAAGAGTACTTCTATCGTTTTGATCGTCGTGAACGATTAGCTGTCAAAACGGTCACAGCCGATATGTATGAACCCTACATTAACTTCATTCATGAAGTATTCCCGAATGCGATTTTAATCTTTGATCGTTTTCACATTGTTCAGCACCTTAACCGTGAACTTAATAAGCAACGTATTTCTATAATGAATACTTGTCGCTATAAGTCATCAACAGATTACACGAAAATGAAAAAACACTGGAAACTTTTCCTTTCTGACAGACAAGATATCAACAGCTATGAATACTTTTGGTCGAAGTCCTTCAAAACGTATACGACATCAAGAGATATTTTAGAGTATCTATTAAATCTTGATCAGCAGCTCTATGACACATATATGTTAGTTCATCACCTTCGAGAAGCATTAAAACAATGTGATTGGTTACGTTTCAAAGAAACTTTAATGAGTGTTGAAAAGAAGCATGTATCACGTGGTGTTTGGCGTGTCATTCGGTTCTATAAAAAATACGAGTATATCCTTTATTCAACAATTAAACACCCTAAGTTAAACAATGGAGCGATTGAAGGTATCAATAATAAAATTAAGCTTATTAAACGTGTATCATATGGCTATCGAAACTTTAATAACTTCAAGGCAAGGATACTGATTATTTTTAAGCTATATCAACGACGTAAAAAGGATAGTTTACTAATAAATAACGCTGCATAA